The window TATGGTATTGGAAAAGTAATAGCATTTACATCAGACTTAAATGGTAAATGGAGTAGAGACTGGATAGAATCTAGTTATTTTGAGGATACCTGGAGGAATGTAATAAACTACTCTTTTAACGATAATAATATTGACCTTGATATTAGGCAGTATGGTCTAGTTGTAGATGTATTTGTAGATTCAACTAAATCCAACTTAAAATCAGAGGTTTCAATCAATGGAGAAGATTACAGTGATGATATTGAATTAGATGAAGCATCTATTGGTAAATTCAAAGGAAGCTTTACATTAGATAATACAGGGGATTACTCAATAAATATTAAATTAAAAGACAATGATAAAGTATTAAAAAATGAAACGAGAATTATCCATCTAGATTATTCTCCAGAATATGATGTTGGAAAGCGTGATGATTTAGATTTGTTTTATGATGCTGACTCTATAAATGGGGATGTTGATGTTTTTAAAGTGCCTATAAAAAATAAGAATAGAGCTGTTAGGGAGTTGAGTTTTATATTGCTTCCGATTGCGCTGTGCTTGTTTATAGCTGATATAGGGGTAAGAAGGATGCTTTAAAAATAGGTATGCTAAAAATAAAACTTATTAAAATACCGCTCATAGATTAAATTTTTCAAATAAAACTAAGCATTACGTCTTATTGAATATCCTAAAAGTTCTAAACTCCCTTTGGTCAGACAACGAACTTTCTTGACGGATATTCAAACGATGTAATACAAGTTTTATAATGAAAACATTTAAACTAATCGCTAACATTTTAATAAGCCTTATTTTTTAAGTGTAGCTTATTTTAAAAGCAATTTGGATTGATGTGAGATTTTAAAACAATAAAAAGGGGGATTGGGAATGAAAAAAGTTTCTAGAGTTTTAAGTGTATTTGTTTTAAGTTTTTTGATGGTATTTAATTTATGTGTATTTAATGCTGAAGCGATGGCTTCTAAGATTAGCAGGGAGGATGTTTTAAAGGCTGGGCAGAAGACTGTTAATTATTATCATGAAAATTATAAGAGAAAAGAGTATAAGGGAATACTTGATTGGCCAGCACTTGGGCTTTATGGTTTTGGTGAGGATGTAAGTTCTCCTAAGTGGACTGTTAATGGTAAGAATGGAGTATATTTTAGAGAAGAAGAAGTTAAGAAAGGAATAATGCTTTCTAAAACTAAGAATACTGATTTTCAAAGAACAATTATAGGAGTATGTGCAGCTGGAAAAGATCCTAGAAATTTTGGTGGAATGAATTTAGTTGATATTGAAAAGAGCACTATGCTTCCAAGTGGGCATTTTGCAGATTCAGTGGCTGATAATACAACTGGTAAGCCTGTTGGAGAAGATTTAGTTAATGCTCATATATTTGGTATAATATCACTTCACTGTGCAGGAGAGGAAATACCTAATAAGCAAAAATGTCTTGAATGGCTTCAGAATCAACAGCATAATGATGGAGGATTTACTTGGGATGTTAAATCTTATGAGAATCCTAAGGATTATGAATTAATAGAATCTGGTGTTGATATGACAGCAGCAGCACTTATGGCATTTGCAATTTTAGATCAAGATGATTCTAATCCACATGTTAAAAAAGCGCTTAAATTTATTCATACTAAACAGTTAGATAGTGGTGGTTTTGAATCTTGGGGAAGTGAAAATCCTGAGAGTTGTTCGTGGGTAATTCAAGCTATTAGAATGTTAGGTCAAGATCCTTTATCTGATGAGTGGACTAATGCAAAAGGAGAAAATCCTGTAAGTGCACTTCTTAAATTTCAGCTTGAAAATGGAGCATTCACTCATGTATTAGGTGAAGATGACGATCTTCCTATATATGATAATGCAATGTCAACTGAACAAGCACTTTACGGACTTGCAGATGCTTACAACGAAAAGGGAGTATATGATATGCTTCATGAAAAATATAAGGTTAAAAATAATCCTAATATGAAGGTTCTCAAGCAAGAAGTGAAGTAACTAGATAACAATTATAGATGCCTGGATTTCGTATAAACGAAATCTGGGTTCTTTTTTTAGATTTGGTGGGTTATCAAAAACTTCCTATGAAAATAACGTGAATACAACGATATTTTGAATACAACTAAGATGTCATCTTATTAATAATCCTAAAATATACGAACTCTCTACGGTCAGACACATAAATTTCTCAACGTATTATTAAACGATAAAACCTAAGTTATATTAGTCAAAATATCTAAAATTATCCACTAACATTTTCATAGAAAGTTTTAATGGAAATGAATCTATTATTAAGTTTAAAATGCATCATCTAAGTTATTAGAAATTAATTCCGTTAAGTACCTGCTCAACTAAAAGAAGACTCCCCTTAATACCTAAATGAGTTTTAGGAATAATATCTATATAACCAAGAGAAGGAAGGTCTATTTCTATACCGCTGAATATATGGTTGTTTAACTTGAGCTGAGATATAGTATTACCATTTGAAAATACAAGATCACTTTTGGTTTCGTATATATTTTTATTTAATACATCTTCAATAGAGTAATCTCTTAATAGTGATTTTAAATTATTTTTAAATAAATTAGGATCATCTTCAATAAAATTAATACAATTTGGTATCATTCCAAAATATTCTATTAAAAAATTAGTATAAGAGTAAGCTTTTGATGATGTAGACTCAATAGAAAAAGTACTTCCTTTAGGAAGACCAGTAAGAGAGTTAAGTCTTGATATATGTATATATGATTTGGCTCTTGCTTTTTCAATTTCAGTTATAAAATCAGTGCAATCAGAATTCATTATTTCACAAATACTTTTTATAAACTCTTCAGTAAGATCAAATCCTATAGGAAGACCTTTATCAAATGAAAAATACGAGATGCTGTATTTTTGTTTTAGATACTCAGCTATGTCAATTCCCAGCTCTGGATATAAAACTATATTTAAAGAAGCTTTATTTATATTTTTTAATGTATTAAAGTTTGTATCAGCACATAATACACAGTTGACTTTTATATTACAAAGATTTAAAAGTCTTTTTATTTCTTTTATATCACCTTCATAGTACTTATCATATATAGATACACCTATTATATTTACTGTTTTTTCATTATTATTATGGTATTCTTCTAAGTTTAAATTCTTTAAAAGTGATATTAAACTGTTTTGAAATCCCTTATAAAAGCTTTGAGAAAACGCTGTTGTTTCTATGCTTATATAAGGCTTATCTTTTATTTTTCTATATAAAATTCCATTTAGATCATCTCCTATAAGTGAAGCACCAGGAGAGTTAATAACTGCTATTAAGTCAGTATCTTTATCTTTTATAAAATCTAAAATTTCTTCAAGCTTATATTTACTTCCATATACATAATCATCTTTGTCTAAGTATGTACATGGAACTCTAGGCTGACCAAAGTAGAATTTTTCAGGGTAATTTAGAGGGTCAAATTCAAGCTGTCTTGTATACTGGTAATCAGATATAGCACTGTGATAAAATTTACATCCAGTAGGAGAGTTTAATAATACTATAGAATTTTTTATTCCTTCTAAAGCAAAAACTGCTCCTGTTAGGCTATCTGGAGTAATATTTTTTGAATAAAATTTCATCTTTTCTCCATCCTTCCTTTATGTTTAATTTGAATAATTTTGCCCATCTTTTAGCTAAATCAAGTCCTGAGAAAAAACCTACATCTGGACAGTGAGGAATCGTATCTGCAAAAACATCTTTATCTAAGTTTGAAGAAGTATAATTAGACAATATTATATCTGGATTTAGAGTTTTTATATCGTTTAGTCTATTATTTTGATCATAATTCTCTTCGACATTAAATCTATTTTTAAATTTAGTTATAAATAAATTATCTTGAGAAAAGTTAAGTATACCAACTTTAACTATATCCATTTCAAGAGAAAGTGCAGTTTCTATTATCCAATCAATACTATGATTATAGGTTACTATCATAAGTTTTTTATCTTTAAGATATGGTTTTATTCTCTCTATTTCTTCTTTATATATTTTTTCATTTACAGATAAGATATTGTTGACTAAATCTTCTTTATTAAAGAATGCAGCAACTTTATTTAGCCAATTTTTTGTTTCACTAAACCCTATAGGGAAGGGCACGTCTAGAAATTTTGCATTATATTCTTTTATAAAAAATTTTTCCATCATTCTTCCCATATAATCTTTGTTTGCTAGAAGATTAAGCTGAGCTGATTTGAAGTTTTGTATTTTTTCTACACTTGTTTCGCAAAGATATCTACAGTTAACAGTAATTCCAAGAGTATTTAACATTTTATTTATTGTTTCAAAGTTCTTAGAAGTATTTTTAGCAACGACTTTTTCAAATATTATATTAACTGTATTTGGAATAGGTTTGACATCTTTTTTTATTAAGGATTTAGCTATATTCATGTAACTCATAATCATTCCCTGCATATAATCTCCAGCTAAGTTTCCATCTGCGTCTATATGTATTATAGGAAGATCTAAAGACAAGTTTTCTATTTGAGTTAAGTCATCTCCTATTATTCCAGAAGGACAAGAGCTTACAACTATTATAGCTTTAGGATTGTATTTTTTAATATTATGTATTTTTTCTTTTAGTAAATCTATACCTCCAAATACCATACTACTCTCATCCATATTGGAGCATACTAGATTTGGTGATATTGGAACAGGAAGCAAACTTCCTCTTTCAAATAAATTTCTTCTTCCTGCTGAAGAAATACTTTGATATGATATATGGCAGCAGCTTTTTGGAGAATGACCAATTACTACAGCATCTTTTACATGTACAGACATTGTAATAGCACCATTGAATGCACATCCGTGAAGTGGTTCTTTTGATATTACATTTTTAGATAAGAATGCATTTGGATTTTTAAGATCTACATCTTCATTTTTATTTATTTCTGATCTTGTTTCTTTAATTTCAGATATTTCTTCTGTATTTGTTTTATTTGATTCATATATTTTTCTATCTAGAACTATTTCTTCAAGCTTTGAGTCACTTAAAGGCTTAGCTTCATGCAATTCTATATTATTGATCATTGTTTTTGATAAATTTATAAACTTATCTTTTATATGTGAAGAAGTATAGTTTTCTACTAGAGTAATACCTTTTTTTTCTGATAAAGAGAATTCATCACTTCTTGGAAATACTGCACATATAGGCAAATCTACTGCTTTTGAAAAATTCTCGATTCTTTTGTCTTCATCTTTTATTCCTCTTTTATTAAATATAAGTCCTGCAACTCTTTTTTTATCAAAATCAAAATTCTTTATACCTCTTAAAATATTGTTTGCTGCGTATAAGGACATATATTCACCTGATGTTACTATGTATATAACATCTGCATACTCTTTTCTTATTGGAACTGCAAATCCTCCGCATACTACATCTCCTAATACGTCATACATTATAAAGTCATAATTATTTTTCTTGATTCCGAGTCTATCTAAAAGCTCGAAAGTAGTTAAAATTCCTCTTCCTGCACATCCAACTCCAGGCTCAGGACCACCAGCTTCTATACATGATATTTCATTAAATCCTTTGAATAAAATATCATTTAAATTATATTCAAGTGGGTTGGTTACTTTAATATAATCAAGAACTGTAGTTATATTTTTTCCTCTCATAAGCAGTCTCGTAGAATCATGCTTTGGGTCGCATCCTATTTGAAGAATATTTTTATTATTAAGTGATAGTGAGGCTGAAATGTTAGCGCATATAGTAGATTTTCCAATACCTCCTTTGCCGTATATTGCTATTTCCTTCATAAATATCACCCTTTCCATTACCATATTATGTATTTAAATAAATTATATAGCAACATTCAAATATAAGGCAATATTGAATTATTTTGAGTAATTCATAGAGAATTAGAATATGACATAACTCATCCTTTAGAATAAAGAGAGTTTATTAGCATATATAGAAATATGGTGAAAAATGCAAAAATATAGAATGATTCGACAATCTATTGAAAGAAAATGGAAAAGATGTTAATATATCCATAAAGAAACGCTTGTACACTAAAATTAAATATTTACCTATCTATGTTCTTTGATTTTTAATCAAAGATTAAAAGGGAATGAGGTGAAAATCCTCAACGGTCCGGCCACTGTAAGTGGGGAGTAATCCTTCAATATGCCACTGGATATAATCTGGGAAGGCGAAGGAGAACGTTGATCCACAAGTCAGGAGACCTGCATAGGTAGATTTAGAAACAAACCTTCCGAGGAAAGGTTATGTCTAGGAGTTTGGTAGAATTACCTGTGTTAATCATGTACATTAACCCCCATGGCCTATTTTCGGATAAGCCATGGGGGTTTTTTATATTAAAAAATAAAAGGGGGATTCACAAATGAAGATGAAAAAATTTATAACACCAGTTTTAGCAGCATCACTAGCTTTTGGAGGATTTGCAATAAGTGCAAACGCACAAGATAATATTGCAAACCTTACGTTAGACGATGGAAGGGACTTTAGTGTAGTTAATGAGATTGGACATGTTGAAGAAATAAGAGCAATAGGTGCATCAGCAGACTGGCAAACAAAAATAGAAATACCAGATACAGAAAACATTAAATGGACAACTTCAGATGATAAAATAGCAGAAGTAATGGGTGCTGGAGATATAGCATACGTTAATCTTGTTGGAGAAGGAGAAGCTACTATTACAGTTACTTATAATAAAAAAACAGTAACTAGTAAGATTGTAGTAGAGAGAAAAGGAGAAGCTAAAAATAAAATAGCTAATATAACAGTTGGAGTAGATGAAAACCAAGATGGAATGATACAAGATAATGAAAAATATATTAAAGGTGGAGAGATTGAGTTATTTTCATTAAAAGATGAATTAGGAATGAGTGATGCTGATGTTGCTGATGTTTTAAAGAAAGACCCAACAGCATTGCATGCACTACTTCAGGCATTAGAAATACAAAATGATGAAGAAGGTATTTCAGATGGATATGATTATGTAAAAGAACAAATAAAAGAAGGAAAGTTATCAATAGAATCTGAAGGTTCATATATAAGAGTACTATTAGGAACAGAAAATAATTATACAAAAGGATGGCAGTATAAAATCAATGATAAAAAACAAGATAGAACAGCTTCTATATACAAATTAAATGAAGGAGATACTGTTAAATTTGAATTTAGTAAATTTGAATGGTAAAAATAATTAATCGTTAAACAAACCTTCAAATACATTCTTAATAAGAAAAAGAGAATTGGAATCTTTCTGATTCTCTTTTTTTTAAGAAGAAAGGGGACGAATATATTGATAAAAATAAATAAGAAAATATTAAGTGTTTTTTTAACTATAATACTTATGACAACAATGATAACACCAGCATTTGCAAATGAAGTAAATATAAAAATACCTACAGATAAAGAAATAGAACAAAGTGGTACAAAAGAAGAAAATAAAGAAACAAAAGAAATAAAAGAAAAGATTAAACAGGAAGATGAAAAAATAGAAGAAATAAGTGACACAAAAGAGAAAGACAAAGAAATAAATGAGTCAAAACAAGAGGACCAGATTGAAGAAGAAAATAAAAAAACAGAAGAGAATGATATGAAAGAAGAAAATAAAGAAGCAAATGAGGTAAAAGAAAAAGAAAAGATTAAACAGGAAGATGGAAAAATAGAAGAAATAAATGATACAAAAGGGGAAAACAAAGAAACAAAAGAGGTAAAAGGAGAGGAAAAGATTAAGCAGGAAGATGAAAAAATAGAAGAAATAAACGAGATAACAGAAGAAAAAATTATAGATGAAGAAGTAGAACTAAAAGAAGAAAAACAAATAAAAGAGATATTAATAGAAACGGAAAATAGCAACATAAAAGAAGGAGAAAAAATAAATCTTCAGGCAAAAGATCAAGATGGAATTATAATCTTAAAAGAAAAAATAATATGGCAATCATTAAATGAAGATATATCAAAAGTCAATAAAGAAGGAGTAGTTACAGGATTAAAAGAAGGAAGATCTAAAATATTAGTAAAATTAAAAGCTGATGAAACAGTAAAAAAGCAAATAGAAATAAATGTAGAAAGTAATAAGCAAAAACCGTTAGAGCTAGTATCAACTAGTCCTAAATATATAAAGGGAGATAAAAATACAGATGAATATATAGAAATGGGAGTAAATACAGACGCAGAAATAAGTCTCACTTTTAATCAGCCAGTTGAATTTAATAAAGATTATAAGGATAAGAAAAAAGTTTTAGTTTTTCAGGGAAGTAAAAAAGGTACATGTAAACCTTATCCTGATTTTATGGCAAACTTTATGCTTGGTACTCATAATATAGAATTTAGCAATGAAACCCCAGAAACGGTAATAATAAAGCTGCGTGATAAGAAAGGACCAATAGAATTAAAACAAAATTATTTTTATAAAGTAAATATATCCTCAAAGGTTATAAAAGCTAAAAATAGTGATGAATTATATAAAGGTACAAGTATTGAATTTGCAACATTTCCGGAAGTAAAGCCTGAAAAAGTTCAAATAAAAAGTGCACCAACAAGAATTAATGTTGGAAAATCTGAAAAATTAGAAGCTGTGGTAAAAAATGTTAATGGGGAAATAGATTATAAAGTTAATTGGGAAACTAGTGATGAAAATATAGCTTTAGTAGAAGATGGAGTATTAATAGCAAAAAATCCAGGAAGGATTCTATTAAAAGCAGTAGCAGATGGAACTGATATTTATGCAAAACAAGAAATAGAAATAAGAGAAAATTTCTCTAAACAGTTAATACCAAAATGGACTTATAAAATAGATTCAGATGCATATAGTGGTCATCCTATTTTATCATCAGATGGTTCAATTTATAGTGTTCTATATTTAAATGATAAGTATACTATATTAGCTTTAAATCTCGATGGAACAAAAAAAGATTTTAATAATTTGAATGTAACTGCGCCTATATCAATAGGGAAAGTAAGT is drawn from Tepidibacter hydrothermalis and contains these coding sequences:
- a CDS encoding prenyltransferase/squalene oxidase repeat-containing protein, translated to MKKVSRVLSVFVLSFLMVFNLCVFNAEAMASKISREDVLKAGQKTVNYYHENYKRKEYKGILDWPALGLYGFGEDVSSPKWTVNGKNGVYFREEEVKKGIMLSKTKNTDFQRTIIGVCAAGKDPRNFGGMNLVDIEKSTMLPSGHFADSVADNTTGKPVGEDLVNAHIFGIISLHCAGEEIPNKQKCLEWLQNQQHNDGGFTWDVKSYENPKDYELIESGVDMTAAALMAFAILDQDDSNPHVKKALKFIHTKQLDSGGFESWGSENPESCSWVIQAIRMLGQDPLSDEWTNAKGENPVSALLKFQLENGAFTHVLGEDDDLPIYDNAMSTEQALYGLADAYNEKGVYDMLHEKYKVKNNPNMKVLKQEVK
- a CDS encoding nitrogenase component 1; this translates as MKFYSKNITPDSLTGAVFALEGIKNSIVLLNSPTGCKFYHSAISDYQYTRQLEFDPLNYPEKFYFGQPRVPCTYLDKDDYVYGSKYKLEEILDFIKDKDTDLIAVINSPGASLIGDDLNGILYRKIKDKPYISIETTAFSQSFYKGFQNSLISLLKNLNLEEYHNNNEKTVNIIGVSIYDKYYEGDIKEIKRLLNLCNIKVNCVLCADTNFNTLKNINKASLNIVLYPELGIDIAEYLKQKYSISYFSFDKGLPIGFDLTEEFIKSICEIMNSDCTDFITEIEKARAKSYIHISRLNSLTGLPKGSTFSIESTSSKAYSYTNFLIEYFGMIPNCINFIEDDPNLFKNNLKSLLRDYSIEDVLNKNIYETKSDLVFSNGNTISQLKLNNHIFSGIEIDLPSLGYIDIIPKTHLGIKGSLLLVEQVLNGINF
- a CDS encoding nitrogenase component 1: MKEIAIYGKGGIGKSTICANISASLSLNNKNILQIGCDPKHDSTRLLMRGKNITTVLDYIKVTNPLEYNLNDILFKGFNEISCIEAGGPEPGVGCAGRGILTTFELLDRLGIKKNNYDFIMYDVLGDVVCGGFAVPIRKEYADVIYIVTSGEYMSLYAANNILRGIKNFDFDKKRVAGLIFNKRGIKDEDKRIENFSKAVDLPICAVFPRSDEFSLSEKKGITLVENYTSSHIKDKFINLSKTMINNIELHEAKPLSDSKLEEIVLDRKIYESNKTNTEEISEIKETRSEINKNEDVDLKNPNAFLSKNVISKEPLHGCAFNGAITMSVHVKDAVVIGHSPKSCCHISYQSISSAGRRNLFERGSLLPVPISPNLVCSNMDESSMVFGGIDLLKEKIHNIKKYNPKAIIVVSSCPSGIIGDDLTQIENLSLDLPIIHIDADGNLAGDYMQGMIMSYMNIAKSLIKKDVKPIPNTVNIIFEKVVAKNTSKNFETINKMLNTLGITVNCRYLCETSVEKIQNFKSAQLNLLANKDYMGRMMEKFFIKEYNAKFLDVPFPIGFSETKNWLNKVAAFFNKEDLVNNILSVNEKIYKEEIERIKPYLKDKKLMIVTYNHSIDWIIETALSLEMDIVKVGILNFSQDNLFITKFKNRFNVEENYDQNNRLNDIKTLNPDIILSNYTSSNLDKDVFADTIPHCPDVGFFSGLDLAKRWAKLFKLNIKEGWRKDEILFKKYYSR
- a CDS encoding DUF4430 domain-containing protein, whose amino-acid sequence is MKMKKFITPVLAASLAFGGFAISANAQDNIANLTLDDGRDFSVVNEIGHVEEIRAIGASADWQTKIEIPDTENIKWTTSDDKIAEVMGAGDIAYVNLVGEGEATITVTYNKKTVTSKIVVERKGEAKNKIANITVGVDENQDGMIQDNEKYIKGGEIELFSLKDELGMSDADVADVLKKDPTALHALLQALEIQNDEEGISDGYDYVKEQIKEGKLSIESEGSYIRVLLGTENNYTKGWQYKINDKKQDRTASIYKLNEGDTVKFEFSKFEW